A section of the Drosophila subobscura isolate 14011-0131.10 chromosome A, UCBerk_Dsub_1.0, whole genome shotgun sequence genome encodes:
- the LOC117895051 gene encoding frequenin-1, with protein MGKKNSKLKQDTIDRLTTDTYFTEKEIRQWHKGFLKDCPNGLLTEQGFIKIYKQFFPDGDPSKFASLVFRVFDENNDGAIEFEEFIRALSITSRGNLDEKLHWAFRLYDVDNDGYITREEMYNIVDAIYQMVGQQPQTEDENTPQKRVDKIFDQMDKNHDDRLTLEEFREGSKADPRIVQALSLGGD; from the exons ATGGGCAAGAAGAACTCGAAATTGAAGCAGGACACCATCGATCGCCTGACAACGGACACATACT TCACCGAAAAGGAAATTCGACAATG GCACAAAGGTTTTTTGAAAGACTGTCCAAATGGTTTGCTGACCGAACAA GGCTTTATCAAAATCTATAAGCAATTTTTCCCAGATGGAGACCCCAGCAAATTTGCTTCTTTGGTATTCCGAGTCTTCGATGAGAATAAC gATGGGGCCATCGAGTTCGAGGAGTTCATACGGGCCTTGTCGATAACATCTAGGGGAAATTTGGATGAGAAGCTGCATT GGGCCTTCCGTTTGTATGATGTGGACAACGACGGTTACATAACACGCGAGGAAATGTACAACATTGTGGATGCCATCTACCAGATGGTC ggccagcagccgcagacagAGGATGAGAATACGCCGCAAAAGCGGGTGGACAAGATCTTCGATCAGATGGACAAGAACCATGACGACCGCCTCACTCTCGAGGAGTTCCGCGAGGGAAGTAAAGCTGATCCACGTATAGTCCAGGCGTTAAGTTTAGGTGGTGATTAA